A region from the Pseudomonas sp. Teo4 genome encodes:
- the glyQ gene encoding glycine--tRNA ligase subunit alpha → MSQPTPAVRTFQDLILALQNYWAEQGCVVLQPYDMEVGAGTFHTATFLRAVGPETWNAAYVQPSRRPADGRYGENPNRLQHYYQFQVVLKPNPANFQELYLGSLKAIGLDPLVHDIRFVEDNWESPTLGAWGLGWEIWLNGMEVTQFTYFQQVGGIECYPVTGEITYGLERLAMYIQGVDSVYDLVWADGPFGKVTYGDVFHQNEVEQSTYNFEHANVEKLFELFDFYESEANRLIKLDLPLPTYEMVLKASHTFNLLDARRAISVTERQRYILRVRTLARDVAQSYLQARARLGFPMATPELRDEVLAKLEAAQ, encoded by the coding sequence GTGAGCCAGCCTACGCCAGCCGTGCGTACCTTCCAAGACCTGATCCTCGCCCTCCAGAACTACTGGGCCGAGCAAGGTTGTGTGGTGCTTCAGCCCTACGATATGGAAGTAGGCGCCGGCACTTTCCACACCGCTACATTCCTGCGCGCCGTGGGTCCAGAAACCTGGAACGCCGCCTACGTGCAGCCTAGCCGTCGCCCTGCCGACGGGCGGTATGGCGAAAACCCCAACCGTCTGCAGCACTACTACCAGTTCCAGGTGGTGCTCAAGCCAAACCCGGCCAACTTCCAGGAGCTGTACCTCGGCTCGCTGAAAGCCATCGGCCTGGATCCGCTGGTCCACGACATCCGCTTCGTCGAAGACAACTGGGAATCGCCGACCCTGGGCGCCTGGGGCCTGGGCTGGGAAATCTGGCTGAACGGCATGGAGGTGACCCAGTTCACCTACTTCCAGCAGGTTGGTGGCATCGAGTGCTACCCGGTCACCGGTGAAATCACCTATGGCCTGGAGCGTCTGGCCATGTACATCCAGGGCGTGGACTCGGTGTACGACCTGGTCTGGGCCGACGGCCCATTCGGCAAGGTCACCTACGGCGACGTGTTCCACCAGAACGAAGTGGAGCAGTCGACCTACAACTTCGAGCACGCCAACGTCGAGAAACTGTTCGAGCTGTTCGACTTCTACGAAAGCGAAGCTAACCGCCTGATCAAGCTTGACCTGCCGCTGCCGACTTATGAAATGGTCCTGAAGGCATCGCACACCTTCAACCTGCTGGATGCCCGCCGCGCCATCTCGGTAACCGAGCGCCAGCGTTACATCCTGCGCGTACGTACCCTGGCTCGGGACGTGGCGCAAAGCTATCTGCAAGCCCGCGCACGCCTGGGCTTCCCGATGGCCACCCCTGAACTGCGTGACGAAGTGTTGGCGAAGCTGGAGGCTGCACAATGA
- a CDS encoding lysophospholipid acyltransferase family protein has product MSILQAIRIFLFYLLLGTSSLLWCSLSFFVAPFLPFPKRYKFINVYWCRCAVFLTRTILGIDYKVTGAENVPSEPCVILSNHQSTWETFFLSAYFSPLSQVLKRELLYVPFFGWAMAMLRPIAIDRDNPKEALRQVASKGDQLLKQKVWVLIFPEGTRVPFGTVGKFSRGGTALAVNAGLPVLPIAHNAGKFWPKEGWGKRSGTIEVVIGEPMYANGTGPRAIAELNDRAAAWNEATQRAMGSLPPADEKPHEQIA; this is encoded by the coding sequence ATGTCGATCCTGCAGGCGATCAGAATCTTTCTTTTTTACCTGCTGCTGGGCACCAGTTCGCTGCTGTGGTGCTCCCTGAGCTTTTTTGTCGCGCCATTTTTGCCATTCCCCAAGCGCTACAAGTTCATCAACGTTTACTGGTGCCGCTGCGCGGTGTTCCTGACCCGCACCATTCTCGGCATCGATTACAAGGTTACCGGCGCCGAAAACGTGCCGAGCGAGCCTTGCGTGATCCTGTCCAACCATCAGAGCACCTGGGAGACCTTCTTCCTCTCGGCGTACTTCTCGCCATTGAGCCAGGTGCTCAAGCGTGAATTGCTGTATGTGCCGTTCTTCGGCTGGGCCATGGCCATGCTGCGGCCGATCGCCATCGACCGCGACAACCCCAAGGAAGCCTTGCGCCAGGTGGCCAGCAAAGGTGACCAGCTGCTCAAGCAGAAGGTGTGGGTGCTGATCTTCCCGGAAGGAACCCGCGTGCCGTTCGGCACGGTTGGCAAGTTCTCCCGTGGCGGTACCGCGCTGGCCGTGAACGCTGGCCTGCCAGTGCTGCCCATCGCACACAACGCCGGCAAGTTCTGGCCCAAGGAAGGTTGGGGCAAACGCTCGGGCACCATCGAGGTGGTGATCGGCGAGCCAATGTACGCAAACGGCACCGGCCCGCGTGCCATCGCCGAGCTCAACGACCGCGCAGCGGCGTGGAATGAGGCTACCCAACGCGCCATGGGATCGCTGCCACCGGCAGATGAAAAACCCCATGAGCAGATCGCCTGA
- the glyS gene encoding glycine--tRNA ligase subunit beta, protein MSAQDFLVELGTEELPPKALASLGDAFLAGIEKGLQAAGLNYTGKQVYAAPRRLAVLIRQLDVQQPDRSINIDGPPMQAAFNAEGQPTQAALGFAKKCGVELSEIDQSGAKLRFSQHIPGKATASLLPTIVEDSLNDLPIPKRMRWAASREEFVRPTQWLVMLLGDQVVDCTILSQKAGRESRGHRFHHPENVVITTPANYVEDLRKAYVLADFAERRELISKRTAELAMQQEGSAIVPPALLDEVTALVEWPVPLVCSFEERFLEVPQEALITTMQDNQKYFCLLDSEGKLLPRFITVANVESRDPKQIVQGNEKVVRPRLTDAEFFFKQDKKQPLETFNERLKNVVFQAQLGTVFDKAERVSKLAAFIAPLVGGDAQRAGRAGLLSKCDLATEMVGEFPEMQGVAGYYYALNDGEPEDVALALNEQYMPRGAGAELPQTLTGAAVAIADKLDTLVGIFGIGMLPTGSKDPYALRRAALGVLRILIEKQLDLDLTAAVEFAVKQFGAKVKAAGLAEQVLEFIFDRLRARYEDEGIDVSTYLSVRALQPGSALDFDQRVQAVQAFRKLPEANALAAANKRVSNLLSKAEGAIADQVEPKYFDNANEFSLYSAIQQADQAVQPMAAARQYSEALARLAALRDPVDAFFEAVMVNAEDAKVRANRYALLSRLRGLFLGVADISLLG, encoded by the coding sequence ATGAGTGCTCAAGATTTCCTGGTAGAACTGGGCACCGAAGAGCTGCCACCGAAGGCCCTGGCTTCGCTGGGCGACGCCTTCCTGGCCGGCATCGAGAAAGGCCTGCAGGCTGCCGGCCTGAACTACACCGGTAAACAGGTGTACGCCGCACCACGCCGTCTGGCCGTGCTGATTCGTCAGCTGGACGTGCAGCAGCCAGACCGCAGCATCAACATCGATGGCCCACCCATGCAGGCGGCGTTCAACGCCGAAGGCCAGCCGACTCAGGCTGCTCTGGGCTTCGCCAAGAAATGCGGCGTGGAGCTGTCCGAAATCGACCAGAGCGGCGCCAAGCTGCGTTTCTCCCAGCACATTCCAGGCAAGGCCACCGCCAGCCTGCTGCCGACCATCGTCGAAGATTCGCTCAACGACCTGCCGATTCCCAAGCGCATGCGCTGGGCGGCCAGCCGCGAAGAGTTCGTGCGCCCGACCCAGTGGCTGGTGATGCTGCTCGGCGACCAGGTCGTCGACTGCACCATCCTGTCGCAGAAAGCCGGCCGTGAATCCCGTGGTCACCGCTTCCATCACCCGGAAAACGTGGTCATCACCACCCCGGCCAACTACGTTGAGGACCTGCGCAAGGCCTACGTACTGGCTGACTTCGCCGAGCGCCGCGAGCTGATCAGCAAGCGTACCGCCGAGCTGGCCATGCAGCAGGAAGGCAGCGCCATCGTGCCGCCGGCGCTGCTGGACGAAGTGACCGCCCTGGTCGAGTGGCCGGTGCCGCTGGTGTGCTCGTTCGAGGAGCGTTTCCTCGAAGTGCCTCAGGAAGCCCTGATCACCACCATGCAGGACAACCAGAAGTACTTCTGCCTGCTGGACAGCGAAGGCAAGCTGCTGCCACGTTTCATTACCGTGGCCAACGTCGAAAGCCGCGATCCGAAGCAGATCGTGCAAGGCAACGAGAAGGTCGTGCGCCCACGCCTGACCGACGCCGAGTTCTTCTTCAAGCAGGACAAGAAGCAGCCGCTGGAAACCTTCAACGAGCGCCTTAAGAACGTGGTGTTCCAGGCTCAGCTGGGCACCGTGTTCGACAAGGCCGAGCGCGTTTCCAAGCTGGCGGCCTTCATTGCCCCGCTGGTTGGCGGCGATGCCCAGCGCGCCGGTCGCGCCGGCCTGCTGTCCAAGTGCGACCTGGCCACCGAGATGGTCGGCGAATTCCCTGAAATGCAGGGTGTTGCCGGCTACTACTACGCGTTGAACGATGGCGAGCCGGAAGACGTCGCCCTGGCCCTGAACGAGCAATACATGCCGCGTGGCGCTGGCGCCGAGCTGCCGCAGACCCTGACCGGTGCTGCCGTGGCCATTGCTGACAAGCTCGACACCCTGGTCGGTATCTTCGGCATCGGCATGCTGCCGACCGGCAGCAAGGACCCCTATGCCCTGCGCCGTGCCGCCCTGGGCGTACTGCGCATCCTGATCGAGAAGCAACTGGACCTGGACCTGACCGCCGCAGTCGAATTCGCGGTCAAGCAGTTCGGTGCCAAGGTGAAGGCTGCTGGCCTGGCCGAGCAGGTGCTGGAGTTCATCTTCGACCGCCTGCGTGCGCGTTACGAAGACGAAGGCATCGATGTCTCCACCTACCTGTCGGTGCGTGCCCTGCAGCCGGGTTCTGCCCTGGACTTCGACCAGCGCGTACAGGCCGTTCAGGCTTTCCGCAAGCTGCCTGAAGCCAACGCCCTGGCCGCAGCGAACAAGCGTGTGTCGAACCTGCTGAGCAAAGCCGAAGGTGCCATCGCCGACCAGGTCGAGCCGAAGTACTTCGACAATGCCAACGAGTTCTCCCTGTACTCGGCGATTCAGCAAGCCGACCAGGCCGTGCAACCGATGGCTGCCGCACGTCAGTACAGCGAAGCGCTGGCCCGCCTGGCTGCCCTGCGTGACCCGGTCGACGCCTTCTTCGAGGCGGTGATGGTCAACGCCGAGGACGCCAAGGTACGTGCCAACCGTTATGCCCTGCTCAGCCGCCTGCGCGGTCTGTTCCTGGGCGTTGCCGACATTTCGCTGCTGGGGTAA
- the gmhB gene encoding D-glycero-beta-D-manno-heptose 1,7-bisphosphate 7-phosphatase, which produces MKLLILDRDGVINYDSDAYIKSLEEWIPIPGSIEAIAQLSKAGWTVAVATNQSGIARGYYPLETLEAMHARLRALVAEQGGEVGHIVYCPHGPDEGCDCRKPKPGMLRAIADHYQADLRGVWFVGDSKGDLEAALAVGAQPVLVKTGKGERTLEKGVPETTLIFDDLAAIARELI; this is translated from the coding sequence TTGAAACTGCTGATTCTCGATCGTGACGGGGTGATCAACTACGACTCCGACGCCTACATCAAGTCGCTGGAGGAGTGGATTCCGATTCCCGGCTCGATCGAGGCCATCGCGCAGTTGAGCAAGGCCGGCTGGACGGTGGCAGTGGCCACCAACCAGTCCGGCATTGCCCGTGGCTACTATCCGCTGGAAACCCTCGAAGCCATGCATGCACGCCTGCGCGCGCTGGTGGCCGAGCAGGGGGGCGAAGTGGGCCATATCGTGTATTGCCCGCATGGGCCGGACGAAGGCTGCGATTGCCGCAAGCCCAAGCCCGGCATGCTGCGGGCAATCGCCGATCATTACCAGGCCGACCTGCGCGGTGTCTGGTTTGTCGGCGACAGCAAAGGTGACTTGGAGGCCGCCCTGGCCGTCGGTGCACAACCCGTGTTGGTGAAAACCGGCAAGGGCGAGCGGACCCTGGAAAAGGGTGTGCCTGAAACTACACTGATTTTCGACGATCTGGCAGCTATCGCCAGAGAACTAATTTAA